The Orenia marismortui DSM 5156 DNA segment TGGAAATAAAATGATATTAATATAAAAATTAACTTTTTTAATTTATATTCCACTTCTACAATCATTTATGCATAATTTCTAATATTATAAATTAATAAAATCTAAATTTAATCTTAAAAATGAATAAAATATTTCATTAATCATGAATAAAATATCTATAGAAGATCATTAGATCAAATAAATTCAAAGGAGGTGAAGATAATTTCAAAATACAGAATTATAAGTTTTGATGGAGGGGGAGTTAAAGGAGTACTAACTGCAAGATTACTAAAAAGGTTAGCTGAAGAGATACCAGAACTACTTAAGCTAACTGACTTATTTGCTGGGACATCGACTGGTTCTTTTATTGCTCTTGCCCTAGCTTATGGAAAGACTGCTGAAGATGTTGTAAATATGTATTCCTTAGAAAATCTAGAGTCAATATTCTCTTTTCCTAGAATAAATTTACTCATACCACGTTATGATAATGATAACTTAAAAGCTATACTAAATAATATCTTTCCTCAAGAATTAACTTTAAAAGGATTAAACAAAAAAGTTGTCATTCCCTCATTTAAAATATTTAATGATAAATATAATAATTGGTGCCCAACATTCTTTAACAACTTTCCTAACTCTGAAAATGCAAATACATCGGTTTTAGATGTAGCACTTGCTAGCAGTGCAGCACCCACCTATTTTCCCTCTCATAATAATTATATCGATGGTGGAGTAGTAATTAATAATCCAAGTACATCAGCTTTAGCCTTTGCAAAAGACTCTCAAGCCGGTGACCAAATGCTTGACAATATAAGTCTATTATCCATTGGCACAGGATTTAGTAATAATAAAATTACCGAGGATACTGAAAACTGGGGTATCATACAATGGACATTTAATCCTTTTTCTCCTACTTCCTTTCCACTTTTAGAAATATTATTAGATGGTGCAACAGAAGTAGATGTATATTTTCTTTCACAACTCTTAGGAGATAATTATTTTCGTTTAAACCCTACTTTAGTAAATCACATTGACCTTGATGATTATGAAAAAGTTCCTGATTTAATTGAATTAGCAGAAAAAGAGGATCTAACTCCTGTAATCAATTGGATTAAAGAAAATTGGTTGTGAAGCTCTCAAATTATAGGGATAATTATGCATTTTGAGTATAAAGAAGCATTTTTTACTTTTAAAAAAGTAAGAAAAAAATTATACCTCCGGGTTTGAGGAAATAACCCTTCGTGGCAGAGCTCACTCCACAATCAACACCTATTGAGGTTAAGAAATATAGAAGTTTTAATTCAAACATTACATTGTTACTATTAGTCCTAGATAATATTTGCTTTGTTCAAACAAAAATTTTTTCAG contains these protein-coding regions:
- a CDS encoding patatin-like phospholipase family protein, whose product is MKIISKYRIISFDGGGVKGVLTARLLKRLAEEIPELLKLTDLFAGTSTGSFIALALAYGKTAEDVVNMYSLENLESIFSFPRINLLIPRYDNDNLKAILNNIFPQELTLKGLNKKVVIPSFKIFNDKYNNWCPTFFNNFPNSENANTSVLDVALASSAAPTYFPSHNNYIDGGVVINNPSTSALAFAKDSQAGDQMLDNISLLSIGTGFSNNKITEDTENWGIIQWTFNPFSPTSFPLLEILLDGATEVDVYFLSQLLGDNYFRLNPTLVNHIDLDDYEKVPDLIELAEKEDLTPVINWIKENWL